Proteins encoded by one window of Antechinus flavipes isolate AdamAnt ecotype Samford, QLD, Australia chromosome 4, AdamAnt_v2, whole genome shotgun sequence:
- the GLRX2 gene encoding glutaredoxin 2 isoform X2: MGNRTSSSMDKSEITPINQIQETITHNCVVIFSKTSCSYCTMAKKLFNDMDIKYTAVELDMHKYGSQFQDALHKMTGARTVPRIFVNGTFIGGATDTHRLHKEGKLLPLVHQCYLKKFGSKNFRQ; encoded by the exons ATGGGGAACAGAACATCCTCTTCCATGGATAAATCAGAAATTACTCCTATAAATCAGATCCAG GAAACAATTACACATAATTGTGTAGTGATATTCTCAAAAACATCCTGTTCTTATTGCACAATggcaaaaaagctttttaatgacATGGATATAAAATATACCGCAGTGGAATTGGACATGCATAAATATGGAAGCCAGTTTCAGGATGCTCTTCACAAAATGACTGGTGCAAGGACT GTTCCGAGAATTTTTGTCAATGGGACTTTTATTGGAGGAGCAACTGATACTCATAGGCTTCACAAAGAAGGCAAGCTGCTTCCATTAGTTCATCAGTGTTACCTAAAAAAGTTCGGATCAAAGAATTTCAGACAGTAA